Proteins from a genomic interval of Phalacrocorax aristotelis chromosome 3, bGulAri2.1, whole genome shotgun sequence:
- the TMEM200A gene encoding transmembrane protein 200A, with product MIATGGVITGLAALKRQDSARSQQHVNLAAAPASEENKPVRRRPRADVVIVRGKIRLYSPSGFFLVLGVLIAFLGIAMAILGYWPQKEQVLGSEDNLSVNETQVLSGQGSILLRFFEQHMHSDKMKMLGPFTMGIGIFIFICANAILHENRDKETKIIHMRDIYSTVIDIHTLRIKEQKQLSGAFTGLLGEGELRHSGSSCASRLAANTVAPFSGFKGSFRMDSSAEEDEITLNEDRTTSSLLPPLLTEQRGSVFGLYPHSSKASDDKNTSSIKCETKSIVSSSISAFTLPVIKLNNCVIDEPSIDNITEDSEVTRSWSRNLSMDSLAIPLTDTNESYRPAATMLPRHNSFVDTPSDQFKSSMTLGPSTGKLLSPGAAKKQFGSNTSLHLLSSHSKSLDLDRGPSTLTVQAEQRKHPSWPRLDRSNSKGYMKLENKEDPMDRLLVPQAPVKKDFTNKEKLLMISRSHNNLSFEHDEFLSNNLKRGTSETRF from the coding sequence ATGATAGCAACCGGAGGAGTCATAACAGGACTGGCTGCCTTAAAAAGGCAAGACTCTGCCAGGTCTCAGCAACATGTAAACCTTGCCGCAGCACCAGCTTCTGAGGAAAACAAACCAGTTAGACGCCGGCCCAGGGCAGATGTAGTAATCGTCAGGGGCAAAATCCGTCTCTATTCTCCTTCAGGATTCTTCCTTGTTTTGGGAGTGCTTATCGCATTCTTGGGAATTGCAATGGCCATCCTTGGATACTGGCCCCAAAAGGAACAGGTTTTAGGATCTGAAGATAATCTATCTGTAAATGAAACCCAGGTCCTGAGCGGCCAAGGAAGTATTTTACTTCGTTTCTTTGAACAACACATGCATTCAGATAAGATGAAAATGCTGGGCCCTTTCACTATGGGCATTGgaatcttcatttttatttgcgCAAATGCCATTCTGCATGAAAACCGtgacaaggaaacaaaaatcataCACATGAGAGACATATACTCCACTGTAATAGACATCCACACCCTGAGGATCaaagaacaaaagcagctgAGTGGTGCCTTCACTGGCTTGTTGGGGGAAGGAGAACTGAGGCACAGCGGGAGCTCGTGTGCGTCACGGCTGGCTGCGAACACAGTTGCACCTTTCTCTGGCTTCAAGGGTAGTTTTAGAATGGATAGTTCTGCTGAAGAGGATGAGATTACCCTAAATGAAGATAGGACCACGAGTAGCCTCCTGCCACCTTTGCTGACTGAGCAACGTGGTTCAGTCTTTGGACTTTACCCTCATTCCAGCAAAGCTTCAGATGACAAAAACACTAGCTCTATAAAGTGTGAAACAAAATCCATCGTGTCATCTTCCATTAGTGCTTTCACACTGCCAGTAATTAAACTGAATAACTGTGTTATTGATGAGCCCAGTATAGACAACATAACTGAGGACTCGGAGGTCACTAGGAGTTGGTCTAGAAATCTGTCGATGGATTCTCTGGCCATTCCACTAACTGATACCAATGAATCCTACAGACCAGCAGCTACCATGCTGCCACGACACAATTCATTTGTGGACACTCCATCCGATCAGTTCAAATCTTCTATGACTCTCGGACCAAGCACAGGAAAGCTTTTATCCCCCGGCGCTGCCAAGAAACAGTTTGGGTCCAACACATCTTTGCATCTTCTGTCTTCACATTCGAAGTCGCTGGACTTGGACAGGGGTCCATCTACGCTCACTGTCCAAGCTGAGCAAAGGAAACACCCCAGCTGGCCCAGACTGGATCGGAGCAACAGTAAAGGGTATATGAAACTAGAAAACAAAGAGGACCCGATGGATAGGTTACTTGTGCCGCAGGCGCCAGTCAAGAAGGACTTCACTAATAAGGAAAAGCTTCTTATGATATCAAGATCTCATAATAATTTGAGTTTTGAACATGATGAGTTTTTGAGTAACAACCTGAAGCGAGGAACTTCTGAAAcaagattttaa